One part of the Herbiconiux aconitum genome encodes these proteins:
- a CDS encoding fibronectin type III domain-containing protein, whose product MPLRTPPLPPHPRHPWLRRGLAATIAAGLVTTAVVVAGPAFAAAPGPDDATHETASTPAPSADQVDVVDTVAPIVNAVTTPAGKAELNVEYVAPQAEASDDLDAAPATSISVTGPDGVTAPLDLATLAFTPNVDGVYSLVYQAVDAAGNVGTIQYPVAVGDASAPESAQKADALPASTADGVNDWKFSAIGDIHDNWDELKEAYDFWATQDVETTLWPGDLTNGNSEEEYSQLKDVIDSEDHYGIEHYVSLGNHDTTSGADLGDYALFETATGQRPNADYTVNGYHVITVSPGSGEFAEDADAAPGTDSSGMPTTAASGSYGYASTWLNTRLAADTAAAPEKPVFVLVHAPLRCTHYVSNEWYGSGLATGCGDNFDSLFESYPQAVVWSGHIHTPNHIPTSLWQGTQAGGGFTTVNAPPLAYYEMETGVVSSVSNDVSDSTPDDAGNNRETAIVEVDGSKVTITNYDLQADMWEPTVWEWDVAESLDTSKSYEERFPLGDARANHTAGPVWDASDAITVTNVKENTAQVDWTQAEAAPNDVHDIVQKYLVEVIDPETRETAVSFYRWSQYYVMPLPDSVGHEVWDLKPGTEYTVQITPINAWSKAGAPLTTTFTTTGESTHETSTFEDHGAAMPAADMLDIDFDTVKDVSTNPVPYALLDATGKAPATGQPAQVLVSAADKLKLVDGYTTSAAFVANGPGDVFTYGNPALVSNVMRITPLSATRGTLTDIAVIQGAEYELVRQVITYGQPYHAALRLDGANMDVWFDGKKVGGSDVSADLLAIMAAPQYDYYMVAGGSTDGTGTIVNPFDGELSVARAYSTALTDVEMARIAHQAQPSTDFVLPAVRAVSAPVGAGTAGVESSFPALESVDDSGVVAETSITVLGPSGDELGSTTGAAGAFTPELPGGYTLVYAATDGAGNENSARYSVTVAADPTVPADPTNPGDPADPADPTSPSAPTDPSGSAGASDPSDASGASQNAGALANTGNALGAPIGLALGLLLLGAVTIVVMRRRRTTS is encoded by the coding sequence CGGTCCGGCGTTCGCCGCCGCTCCCGGCCCGGACGACGCCACCCACGAGACGGCGAGCACGCCGGCTCCGAGCGCCGACCAGGTCGACGTCGTGGACACGGTCGCTCCGATCGTGAACGCGGTGACCACCCCCGCCGGCAAGGCTGAGCTGAACGTCGAGTACGTCGCTCCACAGGCCGAGGCCAGCGATGACCTCGATGCGGCGCCCGCCACCTCGATCTCGGTGACCGGACCGGATGGCGTCACCGCCCCGCTCGACCTCGCGACCCTCGCCTTCACGCCGAACGTCGACGGCGTCTACAGCCTCGTCTACCAGGCCGTCGACGCCGCGGGCAATGTCGGCACGATCCAGTATCCCGTCGCGGTCGGCGATGCGTCAGCCCCCGAGTCGGCGCAGAAGGCGGATGCTCTGCCCGCTTCGACCGCCGACGGCGTGAACGACTGGAAGTTCTCGGCCATCGGCGACATCCACGACAACTGGGACGAGCTCAAGGAGGCCTACGACTTCTGGGCCACCCAAGACGTCGAGACGACCCTCTGGCCCGGTGACCTCACCAACGGCAACTCCGAAGAGGAGTACTCCCAGCTCAAAGACGTCATCGACTCGGAGGACCACTACGGCATCGAGCACTACGTCTCGCTCGGCAACCACGACACGACGAGCGGCGCCGACCTCGGCGACTACGCGCTCTTCGAGACCGCGACCGGGCAGCGCCCGAACGCCGACTACACGGTCAACGGCTACCACGTCATCACGGTGAGCCCCGGCTCGGGCGAGTTCGCCGAAGACGCGGATGCCGCGCCCGGCACCGACTCCTCCGGCATGCCCACCACTGCGGCCAGCGGTTCCTACGGCTACGCGTCCACGTGGCTCAACACCCGCCTCGCGGCCGACACGGCCGCGGCTCCCGAGAAGCCCGTGTTCGTGCTGGTGCACGCCCCGCTCCGCTGCACGCACTACGTCTCGAACGAGTGGTACGGCTCGGGACTGGCCACCGGCTGCGGCGACAATTTCGACTCGCTCTTCGAGAGCTACCCGCAGGCTGTGGTCTGGTCGGGCCACATCCACACGCCGAACCACATCCCCACCTCGCTCTGGCAGGGCACCCAGGCCGGCGGCGGTTTCACCACGGTCAACGCCCCGCCGCTCGCGTACTACGAGATGGAGACCGGCGTCGTCAGCTCGGTCTCGAACGACGTCTCCGACTCGACGCCGGATGACGCGGGCAACAACCGCGAGACCGCGATCGTGGAGGTCGACGGCAGCAAGGTGACCATCACGAACTACGACCTCCAGGCCGACATGTGGGAGCCGACGGTCTGGGAGTGGGACGTCGCCGAGTCGCTCGACACCTCCAAGAGCTACGAGGAGCGCTTCCCGCTGGGAGACGCCCGTGCGAACCACACGGCAGGCCCGGTCTGGGATGCGAGCGACGCGATCACCGTGACGAACGTCAAGGAGAACACCGCGCAGGTCGACTGGACGCAGGCCGAGGCCGCGCCGAACGACGTGCACGACATCGTACAGAAGTACCTCGTCGAGGTGATCGACCCCGAGACGCGGGAGACCGCGGTCTCGTTCTACCGCTGGTCGCAGTACTACGTCATGCCGCTGCCTGACAGCGTCGGACACGAGGTCTGGGATCTCAAGCCCGGCACGGAGTACACGGTGCAGATCACCCCGATCAACGCCTGGTCGAAGGCCGGTGCGCCGCTGACGACCACGTTCACCACCACGGGCGAGAGCACGCACGAGACGTCGACCTTCGAGGACCACGGTGCCGCGATGCCCGCAGCCGACATGCTGGACATCGACTTCGACACCGTCAAGGACGTCTCGACGAACCCGGTGCCGTACGCGCTGCTGGATGCGACCGGAAAGGCCCCTGCGACCGGACAGCCGGCCCAGGTGCTGGTCAGTGCCGCCGACAAGCTGAAGCTCGTCGACGGGTACACCACGAGCGCGGCGTTCGTCGCGAACGGCCCCGGAGACGTCTTCACCTACGGCAACCCCGCGCTGGTGTCCAACGTCATGCGGATCACTCCGTTGAGTGCGACCCGCGGCACGTTGACCGACATCGCGGTCATCCAGGGCGCCGAATACGAGCTGGTTCGCCAGGTGATCACCTACGGACAGCCCTACCACGCCGCCCTGCGCTTGGACGGCGCCAACATGGACGTGTGGTTCGACGGCAAGAAGGTCGGAGGGTCGGATGTCTCGGCAGACCTTCTCGCGATCATGGCGGCTCCGCAGTACGACTACTACATGGTGGCCGGCGGCTCGACCGACGGCACGGGAACGATCGTCAACCCGTTCGACGGTGAGCTGAGCGTGGCGCGTGCCTACTCGACCGCCCTCACCGACGTCGAGATGGCCCGCATCGCCCACCAGGCGCAGCCGAGCACGGACTTCGTCCTGCCCGCGGTGCGCGCGGTCTCCGCGCCGGTGGGCGCCGGGACGGCGGGTGTCGAGTCCTCGTTCCCCGCCCTCGAGTCGGTGGACGACTCCGGCGTGGTCGCGGAGACGTCGATCACGGTTCTCGGACCGTCGGGCGACGAGCTGGGGTCGACGACCGGTGCGGCGGGTGCCTTCACCCCCGAGCTGCCGGGAGGCTACACCCTCGTGTATGCGGCCACCGACGGCGCCGGCAACGAGAACTCGGCACGGTACTCGGTGACCGTCGCGGCCGACCCGACCGTGCCGGCCGACCCGACGAACCCGGGCGACCCGGCCGATCCTGCCGACCCGACGAGCCCGTCCGCTCCCACGGACCCCTCCGGTTCCGCGGGTGCATCCGATCCGTCGGATGCGAGCGGGGCGTCGCAGAACGCCGGGGCACTCGCCAACACGGGTAACGCCCTCGGCGCACCGATCGGCCTCGCCCTCGGCTTGCTGCTGCTCGGGGCGGTCACCATCGTGGTCATGAGGCGGCGGCGAACGACGTCGTAA
- a CDS encoding histidine phosphatase family protein, whose product MRLLLIRHGQTIDNVRGALGTVVPGPGLTDLGREQAAAVPAALADEEIEAVFVSTMLRTEETAAPLARALGLRPVVLEGIQEIDAGTLEGRSDEEAIRSYMGTIFTWWTDFSARIPGGENGTEFYERYDGAISALSEQYEGTIAVVSHGAAIRTWASWSSSNLDADFSRAHPLENTGVVTLEGSAAEGWITTHWQGTPLGGLALEDVSAPDPTGEALG is encoded by the coding sequence ATGCGACTCCTTCTGATCAGACACGGCCAGACCATCGACAACGTGCGCGGCGCCCTCGGCACCGTGGTGCCCGGCCCCGGTCTCACCGACCTCGGGCGCGAGCAGGCGGCCGCGGTTCCGGCCGCTCTCGCCGACGAGGAGATCGAGGCGGTCTTCGTCTCCACGATGCTCCGCACCGAGGAGACTGCTGCTCCGCTCGCGCGGGCGCTGGGGCTCCGCCCGGTCGTGCTCGAGGGCATCCAGGAGATCGACGCCGGCACCCTCGAGGGCCGCTCCGACGAGGAGGCGATCCGCAGCTACATGGGCACGATCTTCACCTGGTGGACCGACTTCAGCGCCCGCATCCCCGGAGGCGAGAACGGAACCGAGTTCTACGAGCGGTACGACGGCGCGATCTCCGCGCTCAGCGAGCAGTATGAGGGCACGATCGCGGTCGTGAGCCATGGCGCCGCCATCCGCACCTGGGCGTCCTGGTCGTCGTCGAACCTCGACGCGGATTTCAGCCGCGCGCATCCGCTCGAGAACACCGGTGTCGTGACGCTCGAGGGCTCGGCTGCGGAGGGCTGGATCACCACGCACTGGCAAGGCACCCCGCTCGGGGGTCTGGCGCTCGAAGACGTGTCGGCGCCCGACCCCACCGGCGAAGCCCTGGGCTGA
- a CDS encoding NAD(P)/FAD-dependent oxidoreductase yields the protein MTDAPQSFVIVGAALAGASAAKTLREEGFDGRIVLVGLEEHHPYIRPPLSKEFLSGAAERDSVFVEKPEWYGEHEVELRRGVRALSVDPIDRLVALDDGRELHYEKLLLATGSHPRRPPLEGLDLQGVHLLRTLDDAEVLRAELAGGGRSVVSVGAGWIGLEVAATARTLGNDVTVLMRGAMPLASVLGDEVGRVFARLHSDNGVELLGHVSVARLLGTGGTVIGVELADGTVLSADLVVVGIGAAPNLELAESAGLELTTGVAVDEHLRSSDPHIWAAGDIADAWHPLVGLRLRTEHWANALNGGAAAARSMLEQDSVYDDIPYFYTDQFDLGMEYSGFGLLARGAEVVFRGDTDAREFIAFWLADGKVVAGMNVNVWNVNEAVQDLIRRGTVVDRAALADPGVPLADL from the coding sequence ATGACGGATGCCCCGCAGAGCTTCGTGATCGTCGGCGCCGCCCTCGCGGGTGCCAGCGCCGCCAAGACGCTCCGGGAGGAGGGCTTCGACGGGCGGATCGTGCTCGTGGGTCTCGAGGAGCATCATCCGTACATCCGCCCTCCGCTGTCGAAAGAGTTCTTGAGCGGTGCTGCCGAACGGGATTCCGTGTTCGTCGAGAAGCCCGAGTGGTACGGCGAGCACGAGGTGGAATTGCGCCGCGGTGTGCGTGCTCTGAGCGTCGACCCGATCGACCGTCTCGTGGCGCTCGATGACGGCCGCGAGCTCCATTACGAGAAGCTGCTGCTCGCGACGGGGTCGCATCCGCGCCGTCCGCCGCTCGAGGGTCTCGATCTGCAGGGCGTGCATCTGCTGCGCACGCTCGACGACGCAGAGGTGCTGCGCGCGGAGCTGGCCGGGGGCGGCCGCAGCGTGGTGTCGGTCGGTGCCGGCTGGATCGGCCTGGAGGTCGCGGCGACGGCGCGCACCCTCGGAAACGACGTCACGGTGCTGATGCGGGGGGCAATGCCGCTCGCTTCGGTGCTCGGCGACGAGGTCGGTCGCGTGTTCGCTCGGCTCCACAGCGACAACGGCGTCGAGCTGCTGGGCCACGTTTCGGTCGCCCGACTCCTCGGAACGGGCGGAACCGTCATCGGCGTCGAACTCGCCGACGGCACCGTGCTCTCAGCCGACCTCGTGGTGGTGGGCATCGGTGCGGCTCCGAACCTCGAGCTGGCGGAGTCGGCCGGACTCGAACTCACCACAGGCGTCGCGGTCGACGAGCACCTGCGCTCGAGCGATCCGCACATCTGGGCGGCGGGCGACATCGCCGACGCCTGGCATCCGCTCGTCGGTCTGCGCCTGCGCACCGAGCACTGGGCGAACGCGCTGAACGGTGGAGCGGCGGCGGCCCGCTCCATGCTCGAGCAGGACTCGGTCTACGACGACATCCCCTACTTCTACACCGATCAATTCGACCTCGGCATGGAGTACTCCGGCTTCGGGCTGCTCGCTCGTGGTGCCGAGGTCGTGTTCCGTGGCGACACGGATGCGCGCGAGTTCATCGCCTTCTGGCTGGCCGACGGCAAGGTGGTCGCCGGCATGAACGTGAACGTCTGGAACGTCAACGAAGCGGTGCAGGATCTCATCCGCCGCGGCACCGTCGTCGATCGCGCCGCCCTCGCCGATCCGGGCGTGCCGTTGGCCGATCTCTGA
- a CDS encoding META domain-containing protein yields MKLHAVTTLGLAALGLAAVMSLGACASGASSPASSPASTNGAGEADPATEADLVGAWVTSESYGSPNTPFLDFADDGTWTGSDGCNGVQGEWAVAADGSLTVSAGPSTLIACDGAALPAMLSSAAVAFIDGDSLVLADAEEEALVTLVRAPDGMVPGAGGVIGTWTADAPDGVDVFLTFTDGKVTGKDGCNNLMGSWSAGEGSSVVLSGLASTMMYCEGVDTWLSKAVGLTLDGRTAVVLDDTGTMIGTLTKQG; encoded by the coding sequence ATGAAGCTCCACGCAGTCACGACGCTGGGCCTGGCGGCCCTCGGTCTTGCCGCCGTGATGTCGCTCGGCGCGTGCGCCTCGGGCGCCTCGTCACCCGCGTCGAGCCCCGCCTCGACCAACGGTGCCGGAGAGGCCGACCCGGCGACCGAGGCCGATCTCGTGGGCGCCTGGGTGACGAGCGAGAGCTACGGCTCGCCGAACACGCCCTTCCTCGACTTCGCCGACGACGGCACGTGGACGGGGTCAGACGGCTGCAACGGTGTGCAAGGCGAGTGGGCGGTGGCCGCCGACGGATCACTCACCGTCTCGGCAGGCCCGAGCACCTTGATCGCGTGTGATGGAGCGGCACTGCCCGCGATGCTGAGCAGCGCCGCCGTCGCCTTCATCGACGGCGATTCGCTCGTTCTCGCCGACGCCGAGGAAGAGGCCTTGGTCACCCTCGTGAGGGCACCTGACGGAATGGTTCCGGGTGCCGGCGGCGTCATCGGAACGTGGACGGCGGATGCGCCGGACGGCGTCGACGTGTTCCTCACCTTCACCGACGGCAAGGTCACCGGCAAAGACGGGTGCAACAACCTGATGGGCTCCTGGAGCGCCGGTGAGGGGAGCTCGGTCGTGCTCTCCGGATTGGCCTCGACGATGATGTACTGCGAAGGCGTCGACACCTGGCTCTCGAAGGCCGTCGGCCTCACCCTCGACGGCCGCACCGCGGTCGTGCTCGACGACACCGGAACCATGATCGGCACGCTGACCAAGCAGGGCTGA
- a CDS encoding S1C family serine protease: protein MSRSNPIRAAVAASVLLATGTLAGCAGGGGGAAGFDGVQSATIQIESEGTFANPDDGQTAEEAGLGSGFFISADGLALTNNHVVAGAGTTKVYVGGGDEEFSAEILGSSECLDLAVIKVDGTGFPFLGWQKGEITTGEEVYAAGFPLGDPDFTLTKGIVSKNDTAGQSAWASIDHIIEHDAKIRPGNSGGPLVNATGQVVGVNYASVAELDSNFAIHRDEAQKVVKKLIAGEDVLSLGVNAQALPVDDEGTALGVWVSSVKAGSPADAAGVLPGDILMRMSGTTLAAEGSLEEYCDVIKTQGVDGTIDVDVYRPSEDALYRGQFNGKELAAVTVPGIGAQSGGGTDDRDYVTITDDSGVLSVEVPADWTDVDGAAFEGIGGHQFIDVRASTNLQQFSESWGTSGVTVSAAEMADDLTPQAVFDSYAGLTGQCTATDADVYSDGVYEGQYQYFSQCGGQSDFVIVVAYPEDQSFVLVVTVAIASDADLPAIERVMGSFAATF, encoded by the coding sequence ATGAGCCGATCGAATCCCATCCGTGCGGCAGTCGCCGCCTCCGTCCTTCTCGCGACCGGCACGCTCGCGGGCTGTGCCGGAGGTGGGGGAGGTGCCGCGGGCTTCGACGGCGTACAGTCCGCGACCATCCAGATCGAGTCAGAGGGAACGTTCGCGAATCCCGACGACGGCCAGACGGCCGAGGAGGCCGGGCTCGGCTCGGGCTTCTTCATCTCGGCCGACGGTCTGGCGCTCACGAACAACCACGTCGTGGCCGGCGCCGGCACCACGAAGGTGTACGTGGGTGGGGGCGATGAGGAGTTCAGCGCCGAGATCCTCGGCTCGTCGGAGTGCCTCGATCTCGCGGTCATCAAGGTCGACGGAACGGGCTTTCCGTTCCTCGGCTGGCAGAAGGGCGAGATCACCACGGGTGAAGAGGTCTACGCCGCTGGGTTCCCCCTCGGCGACCCCGACTTCACGCTCACCAAAGGCATCGTGTCGAAGAACGACACGGCCGGGCAGTCGGCCTGGGCGTCGATCGATCACATCATCGAGCACGACGCGAAGATCCGGCCCGGTAACTCCGGCGGGCCGCTGGTGAACGCCACCGGCCAGGTCGTCGGGGTGAACTACGCCAGCGTCGCCGAACTCGACTCGAACTTCGCCATCCATCGCGACGAGGCGCAGAAAGTCGTGAAGAAGCTCATCGCCGGAGAAGACGTGTTGAGCCTCGGCGTGAATGCGCAGGCGTTGCCGGTGGATGACGAAGGAACAGCACTCGGCGTCTGGGTCAGCTCGGTCAAGGCCGGTTCGCCGGCGGATGCGGCGGGCGTGCTGCCGGGCGACATCCTGATGCGTATGTCGGGCACGACGCTGGCGGCCGAGGGTTCGCTCGAAGAATACTGCGACGTCATCAAGACGCAAGGCGTCGACGGAACGATCGACGTCGATGTGTATCGCCCCTCAGAAGACGCGCTCTACCGCGGCCAGTTCAACGGCAAGGAGCTGGCGGCGGTGACCGTGCCCGGCATCGGTGCCCAGTCGGGCGGCGGAACCGACGACCGCGACTACGTCACGATCACCGACGACTCGGGCGTGCTGAGCGTCGAGGTGCCGGCCGACTGGACAGACGTCGACGGAGCCGCCTTCGAAGGGATCGGCGGGCATCAGTTCATCGACGTGCGGGCGAGCACCAACCTGCAGCAGTTCTCGGAATCGTGGGGAACCTCGGGGGTCACCGTGTCGGCCGCCGAGATGGCCGACGACCTCACTCCGCAGGCCGTCTTCGACTCCTACGCGGGCCTCACCGGCCAGTGCACGGCGACGGATGCCGACGTCTACTCCGACGGGGTCTACGAAGGTCAATACCAGTACTTCTCGCAATGCGGCGGGCAGAGCGACTTCGTCATCGTGGTCGCGTATCCCGAAGATCAGAGCTTCGTGCTCGTGGTCACGGTCGCCATCGCGAGCGACGCCGATCTCCCGGCCATCGAACGCGTGATGGGCAGCTTCGCGGCGACGTTCTGA
- a CDS encoding septum formation family protein, protein MATSPSGKLTLSVAAILALGLTLSGCSELFPSAAPAATDSQSGEEIEQTDTDVFTLSVGQCLNDTDGTEVSEVPLVDCADEHDFEVYGELELAGDEFPGDDAIDEQSDAQCLELFQPFVGISYDDSVYGYTYFTPTEKSWTDGDDRLVSCLIGDPEAKVVGSLAGVAE, encoded by the coding sequence ATGGCGACTTCTCCCTCCGGCAAGCTCACTCTCAGCGTCGCAGCGATTCTCGCCCTCGGCCTGACCCTCTCGGGGTGCTCTGAGTTGTTCCCGAGCGCTGCACCGGCTGCCACGGACTCGCAGTCCGGTGAGGAGATCGAGCAGACCGACACCGACGTCTTCACGCTCTCGGTGGGCCAGTGTCTGAACGACACCGACGGAACTGAGGTGAGCGAGGTGCCTCTCGTCGATTGCGCCGATGAGCACGACTTCGAGGTCTACGGCGAACTCGAACTCGCCGGCGACGAATTCCCGGGTGATGACGCGATCGACGAGCAGTCCGACGCCCAGTGTCTCGAGCTCTTCCAGCCGTTCGTCGGCATCTCCTACGACGATTCCGTCTACGGGTACACCTACTTCACGCCCACTGAGAAATCGTGGACCGATGGTGACGACCGCCTCGTCTCCTGTCTCATCGGCGACCCCGAGGCCAAGGTCGTGGGCTCCCTCGCTGGGGTGGCCGAGTAG
- the hisN gene encoding histidinol-phosphatase — protein MTSTTPAAAASPDDLALALRLADLSDAISRERFRATDLTVVTKPDRTPVTDADRAVEQAIRDALSTERPDDSIFGEEFGSAGESSRQWILDPIDGTANFMRGVPVWATLISLAVDGVPVVGVVSSPALGRRWWGATGLGAFTTDALDDRTGSPRPIHVSGIAALADASLSYNSFKGWDEEGRLDELTALARAVWRTRAYGEMWSYMMVAEGQLEIAAEFDLKPYDMAALVPIVQEAGGRFSSADGEDGPWGGSALATNGLLHSEALALIAGQQG, from the coding sequence GTGACTTCGACCACGCCTGCCGCTGCCGCCTCCCCCGACGATCTCGCCCTCGCATTGCGGCTGGCCGACCTCTCGGATGCCATCTCCCGGGAACGTTTTCGCGCCACCGACCTCACGGTCGTGACAAAGCCCGACCGCACACCGGTGACGGACGCTGATCGGGCCGTCGAGCAGGCCATCCGCGATGCGCTGTCGACCGAGCGACCCGACGACTCGATCTTCGGGGAGGAGTTCGGCAGCGCCGGCGAATCGTCGCGGCAGTGGATTCTCGATCCGATCGACGGCACCGCCAACTTCATGCGCGGCGTCCCCGTCTGGGCGACCCTCATCTCTCTGGCCGTCGACGGCGTGCCCGTGGTGGGCGTGGTCAGCTCCCCCGCTCTCGGCCGCCGCTGGTGGGGTGCCACCGGGCTCGGTGCTTTCACGACGGATGCGCTGGACGACCGCACCGGATCGCCCCGCCCCATCCACGTCTCCGGCATCGCAGCGCTCGCCGACGCCTCACTCAGCTACAACAGCTTCAAGGGCTGGGACGAGGAGGGTCGCCTCGACGAGCTGACGGCGCTCGCGCGCGCGGTCTGGCGCACCCGCGCCTACGGCGAGATGTGGTCGTACATGATGGTGGCCGAGGGCCAACTCGAGATCGCCGCCGAGTTCGACCTGAAGCCCTACGACATGGCGGCTCTCGTCCCGATCGTGCAGGAGGCCGGCGGACGTTTCAGCTCCGCCGACGGCGAGGACGGACCGTGGGGCGGCAGCGCTCTGGCGACCAACGGACTGCTCCACAGCGAAGCACTCGCGCTGATCGCCGGTCAACAGGGTTGA
- the rsgA gene encoding ribosome small subunit-dependent GTPase A: MSWWADGDEDDDDEFDESSIRMRPNPKGNRPRTKTRPEHKDALSGRIMTVDRGRFSVLIDQDTPNEREITSSRARELGRTPIVTGDWVDLVGDTTGDQGTLSRIVRVHERSTLLRRSADDSDAVERVVVANADQMLIVVAAANPEPRARLIDRYLVAAFDAGITPILCITKTDLADPAPLLAEFDALDLRIVTLSRDSVPVEELTDLLVGQTTVTVGHSGVGKSTLVNILVPGADRATGVVNTVTGRGRHTSSSTICLRLRAADGRTGWIIDTPGVRSFGLGHVDPANILKSFAATARVPEGEPPGGIPLTEAHDWEIIDRVEAGELGESGKARIESLRKLIDHTA; the protein is encoded by the coding sequence ATGAGCTGGTGGGCCGACGGCGACGAGGATGACGACGACGAGTTCGACGAGTCGTCGATCCGGATGCGCCCGAATCCCAAGGGCAACCGGCCCCGCACGAAGACGCGCCCCGAGCACAAGGATGCCCTGTCCGGTCGCATCATGACGGTCGACCGCGGGCGCTTCTCGGTGCTGATCGACCAAGACACACCGAACGAGCGGGAGATCACCTCGTCTCGCGCCCGCGAACTCGGCCGCACCCCGATCGTCACCGGCGACTGGGTCGACCTCGTCGGCGACACCACCGGCGATCAGGGCACACTGTCGCGCATCGTGCGCGTGCACGAGCGCAGCACTCTGCTGCGGCGCAGTGCCGACGACTCCGACGCCGTCGAACGCGTCGTCGTGGCCAACGCCGATCAGATGCTGATCGTGGTGGCGGCAGCCAACCCCGAACCGCGGGCCCGGCTGATCGACCGCTACCTCGTGGCGGCTTTCGACGCCGGCATCACGCCGATCCTCTGCATCACGAAGACCGACCTGGCCGACCCGGCACCTCTGCTGGCCGAATTCGACGCCCTCGACCTCCGGATCGTCACGCTCTCGCGCGATTCGGTTCCGGTCGAGGAGCTGACCGACCTGCTGGTCGGACAGACGACGGTGACGGTCGGCCACTCCGGCGTCGGCAAGTCGACTCTCGTCAACATCCTGGTGCCGGGCGCCGACCGCGCCACCGGAGTCGTGAACACCGTCACCGGACGCGGCCGGCACACCTCCTCCTCCACCATCTGTCTCCGGCTGCGCGCCGCCGACGGCCGCACCGGGTGGATCATCGACACCCCCGGCGTGCGTTCCTTCGGTCTCGGACATGTCGATCCGGCGAACATCTTGAAATCGTTCGCCGCCACCGCCCGCGTGCCCGAGGGCGAACCTCCCGGCGGCATTCCGCTCACCGAAGCCCACGACTGGGAGATCATCGACCGCGTCGAGGCCGGTGAGCTGGGCGAGAGCGGCAAGGCACGCATCGAGTCGTTGCGCAAACTCATCGACCACACGGCCTGA